One window from the genome of Roseomonas haemaphysalidis encodes:
- a CDS encoding acyltransferase family protein yields MVRASSACIRRPTRATSPPSRNGGSRRTGRISASLPGGSPPARVSYLDSLRGLAAVQVLLLHFATGLLPGLALSTPKQGTLAGFVHASPLFVLYDGYSAVYLFFILSGYVLTLAFQARETRPLPALAGRLVRLGLPALVAGILSATIFAVFGGLNPEVGRLVDSTWYAHLWQPTLGVTNLVKDVVVSGLLLGYLPVEPWMGLLPGWRLTLDVSLSAPLWTLSVELYGSVLIWLLVALERRGVWPWRIGLAVALLLLLRGPYLCFLAGHLMARHRFAERAPVVARLPALLLILGGLALCVMAEFRMLPPVTAFCAANLPLVPCSPGGLQQKIYGSLLVFVGLVQLPWLRQALQARWARGLGEISFSLYLTHWPLLFGPVAALVLALQGPLGLPPARLLAIVAGLALSFALARLFLPVDRLAVRLSRRVQGRRPAISRS; encoded by the coding sequence GTGGTCAGGGCATCCTCGGCCTGTATCCGCCGACCGACGAGGGCAACCTCGCCACCTTCGCGAAATGGCGGCAGCAGAAGGACCGGTAGGATTTCCGCTTCGCTTCCCGGCGGTTCACCTCCCGCCCGCGTCTCCTATCTCGACTCGCTCCGTGGTTTGGCCGCCGTGCAGGTTCTATTGCTCCACTTCGCAACAGGCCTGCTGCCAGGCCTTGCCCTGTCCACGCCGAAGCAGGGCACGCTGGCCGGCTTCGTCCACGCTTCGCCGCTGTTCGTGCTGTATGACGGCTATTCCGCCGTGTACCTGTTCTTCATCCTCAGCGGTTACGTGCTGACGCTGGCGTTCCAGGCGCGTGAAACCCGCCCCCTGCCGGCCCTGGCCGGGCGACTGGTGCGGCTCGGCCTGCCTGCCCTGGTGGCGGGCATCCTGTCCGCCACGATCTTCGCCGTTTTCGGTGGCCTGAACCCGGAGGTCGGGCGGCTGGTCGACTCCACTTGGTACGCCCACCTGTGGCAACCGACCCTCGGTGTCACGAACCTCGTCAAGGATGTCGTGGTCAGCGGGCTGCTGCTTGGCTACCTCCCGGTGGAACCCTGGATGGGCCTGTTGCCCGGCTGGCGCCTGACGCTGGACGTGTCGCTCAGCGCGCCGCTGTGGACCCTGTCGGTCGAGCTGTATGGCTCGGTGCTCATCTGGCTCCTGGTCGCGCTGGAACGGCGGGGGGTCTGGCCCTGGCGCATCGGCCTCGCCGTCGCTCTGCTGTTGCTGTTGCGCGGGCCTTATCTCTGCTTTCTGGCCGGCCACCTGATGGCCCGTCACCGCTTCGCGGAGCGGGCACCGGTGGTCGCGCGCTTGCCGGCGTTGCTGCTCATCCTGGGCGGGTTGGCGCTGTGCGTCATGGCGGAGTTCCGCATGCTGCCACCTGTCACCGCCTTCTGCGCGGCAAACCTGCCCCTGGTGCCCTGCTCCCCCGGCGGCCTGCAGCAGAAGATCTATGGCAGCCTGCTGGTCTTCGTCGGTCTGGTGCAGCTTCCATGGCTGCGACAGGCGCTGCAGGCCCGATGGGCAAGGGGATTGGGCGAGATATCCTTCTCGCTCTACCTCACCCATTGGCCGCTGCTGTTCGGGCCGGTGGCGGCGCTGGTGCTGGCACTGCAGGGACCGCTGGGCCTGCCGCCGGCGCGGCTGCTCGCCATCGTGGCGGGCCTCGCGCTGTCCTTCGCGCTGGCCCGCCTGTTTCTGCCGGTGGACCGGCTGGCGGTGCGGCTGTCCCGCAGGGTGCAGGGCCGCCGCCCCGCGATCAGTCGAAGCTGA
- a CDS encoding gamma-glutamyltransferase family protein — translation MRDFHHPGRSPVLAMNGMAATSMPAATLAAVDMLRAGGNAMDAAIAAAAVLAVVEPQSTGIGGDNFCLYVPAGQSKVVAMNGSGWAPAGATPERLRADGLDKMEATSAHSVTVPGAVSAWVKLNAAHGRKGLDEILAPAIRLAEEGHPVHPRVAADWEVAAAKLAKHPQTARHFLPGGHSPQVGDVFRQPALAKTLRKIAAEGARGFYEGEVAADMVATLQAAGGSHTEADFAAGIDIAQFVEPIQTRWKGLDVFQCPPNGSGMLVLSMLGTLGGFETPAGDPLSVTRMHRHVEVARLAYRDRDGFLADPSQVDVPVAKLTSPDYTAKLRALIDDERAMREMPPAGLAEMLPVHKDTVYLCVVDAEGNACSFINSLFESFGSGILAEKSGVMLHNRGFGFRLEEGHPNCIAPHKRPMHTIIPGMVMRDGVPLMPFGVMGGHFQPMGQTWFLSNHFEYGLDVQAALDLPRLFPYAGKLQVERGIPAAAIDRLARMGHQLEMIDKPHGGGQAILIDRARGVLIGGSDPRKDGCALGY, via the coding sequence ATGCGCGACTTCCACCACCCCGGCCGCAGCCCGGTCCTGGCCATGAACGGCATGGCCGCCACCTCCATGCCGGCGGCGACGCTGGCGGCGGTGGACATGCTGCGGGCGGGCGGCAATGCCATGGATGCCGCCATTGCCGCGGCCGCCGTGCTGGCGGTGGTGGAGCCGCAGTCGACCGGCATCGGTGGCGACAACTTCTGCCTCTACGTGCCCGCCGGGCAAAGCAAGGTCGTGGCGATGAACGGCTCCGGCTGGGCGCCCGCCGGTGCGACGCCGGAGCGGCTGCGCGCCGACGGGCTGGACAAGATGGAGGCGACTTCCGCGCATTCCGTCACGGTGCCGGGCGCCGTCTCCGCCTGGGTGAAGCTGAATGCCGCGCACGGCCGCAAGGGTCTGGATGAGATCCTGGCGCCCGCCATCCGCTTGGCCGAGGAAGGCCACCCGGTGCATCCACGCGTGGCCGCCGATTGGGAGGTCGCCGCCGCGAAGCTGGCCAAGCATCCGCAGACCGCGCGCCATTTCCTGCCCGGCGGCCACAGCCCGCAGGTGGGCGACGTGTTCCGCCAGCCGGCCCTGGCCAAGACCCTGCGCAAGATCGCCGCCGAGGGCGCCCGGGGCTTCTACGAGGGTGAGGTGGCCGCCGACATGGTGGCCACGCTGCAGGCCGCCGGGGGCAGCCACACGGAAGCCGACTTCGCCGCCGGCATCGACATCGCGCAGTTCGTGGAGCCGATCCAGACGCGCTGGAAGGGGCTGGACGTGTTCCAGTGCCCGCCCAACGGCTCAGGCATGCTGGTGCTGTCCATGCTCGGAACATTGGGTGGCTTCGAGACCCCGGCGGGCGATCCGCTGTCCGTCACCCGCATGCACCGCCATGTGGAGGTCGCGCGGCTCGCCTATCGCGACCGCGACGGCTTTCTGGCCGACCCCAGCCAGGTGGACGTGCCGGTGGCGAAGCTGACCTCGCCCGACTACACCGCCAAGCTGCGTGCGTTGATCGACGACGAGCGCGCGATGCGCGAGATGCCGCCCGCCGGCCTCGCCGAGATGCTGCCGGTGCACAAGGACACGGTGTACCTTTGCGTGGTGGATGCCGAGGGCAACGCCTGCTCCTTCATCAACTCGCTGTTCGAAAGCTTCGGCTCCGGCATCCTGGCCGAGAAGAGTGGCGTGATGCTGCACAACCGCGGCTTCGGCTTCCGGCTGGAGGAAGGGCACCCCAACTGCATCGCGCCCCACAAGCGGCCCATGCACACCATCATCCCCGGCATGGTGATGCGCGACGGCGTGCCGCTGATGCCCTTCGGCGTCATGGGCGGCCACTTCCAGCCGATGGGGCAGACGTGGTTCCTGTCCAACCACTTCGAATACGGGCTGGACGTGCAGGCCGCGCTCGACCTGCCGCGGCTGTTCCCCTACGCCGGCAAGCTGCAGGTGGAGCGCGGCATCCCGGCCGCCGCGATCGACCGGCTGGCCCGCATGGGTCACCAGCTCGAGATGATCGACAAGCCGCATGGCGGCGGCCAGGCCATCCTGATCGACCGTGCGCGGGGCGTGCTGATCGGCGGGTCCGACCCGCGCAAGGACGGCTGCGCGCTGGGCTACTGA
- a CDS encoding N-acyl homoserine lactonase family protein, with product MTWEAYAVRYAEDTHRTEARSFLGGAGGDAPFPFAYHAFLLKGPDGWVAFDTGADEAACARYGKSFVQGLPRAMALLGIDPAAVRHVVQTHLHWDHAGQPGLFPNATFHMQAREMAFVTGPAMRHPMLRAGYEAADIAAHVALLHQGRLMLHDGRVDLLPGLTLLHAGGHTDGLQFAVLGTRRGRMVLAGDVVATRAHLDRRIPFPSLFHVGDALAGFEAVLAAADAPELVIPSHDPWVALAHPPALAGGEGWLVRLD from the coding sequence GTGACCTGGGAAGCCTATGCCGTCCGCTACGCCGAGGATACGCACCGCACGGAGGCTCGCAGCTTTCTGGGCGGGGCCGGCGGCGACGCGCCCTTCCCCTTCGCCTACCACGCCTTCCTGTTGAAAGGGCCGGATGGCTGGGTGGCCTTCGACACCGGCGCCGACGAGGCCGCCTGCGCCCGCTACGGCAAGAGCTTCGTGCAGGGGCTGCCCCGCGCCATGGCGCTGCTGGGCATCGACCCGGCGGCGGTGCGGCACGTGGTGCAGACCCACCTGCACTGGGACCACGCGGGGCAGCCCGGGCTGTTCCCCAATGCCACCTTCCACATGCAGGCGCGGGAGATGGCCTTTGTCACCGGCCCCGCCATGCGCCACCCCATGCTGCGGGCAGGCTATGAGGCCGCCGACATCGCCGCGCATGTCGCCTTGCTGCACCAGGGGCGGCTCATGCTGCATGACGGGCGGGTGGACCTGCTGCCGGGCCTGACGCTGCTGCATGCCGGCGGCCATACGGACGGGCTGCAATTCGCGGTGCTCGGCACCCGGCGCGGCCGCATGGTGCTGGCGGGCGACGTGGTGGCGACGCGCGCGCATCTGGACCGCCGCATCCCCTTCCCCTCGCTGTTCCACGTGGGCGACGCGCTGGCGGGGTTCGAGGCCGTGCTGGCGGCGGCCGATGCGCCGGAGCTGGTGATCCCCTCGCACGACCCCTGGGTGGCCCTGGCGCACCCGCCCGCCCTCGCGGGGGGCGAGGGCTGGCTGGTGCGGCTGGACTAG
- a CDS encoding SDR family NAD(P)-dependent oxidoreductase translates to MPLSIDLSGKRALVTGAGTDGIGRATARLLAEAGARVAVHHMAEPAVAMALAATTGGVALQADLSDVEAACALPHRAAEALGGLDILVSNAGVLLRKPLAETTDAEFARVHAINLAAGFALGREAAGIMRAGGGGGRIVFTSSVNQWMPNPGLVAYGSAKGGLMQLARQMALELAAENITVNLVAPGTIETEFNRVARESPGWRDAKLALIPAARTGTPEDVAGAILFLASGLAGYVTGSTVTVDGGLSLMGMRP, encoded by the coding sequence ATGCCCTTGTCCATCGATCTTTCGGGCAAGCGCGCGCTGGTCACCGGCGCGGGCACCGACGGCATCGGTCGCGCCACCGCGCGGCTGCTGGCGGAGGCCGGCGCGCGGGTGGCCGTGCACCACATGGCCGAGCCGGCCGTGGCCATGGCGCTGGCCGCCACGACCGGTGGCGTGGCGCTGCAGGCCGACCTGTCTGACGTGGAGGCCGCATGTGCCCTGCCGCACCGGGCGGCCGAGGCGCTCGGCGGCCTGGACATCCTGGTGTCCAACGCCGGGGTGCTGCTGCGCAAGCCGCTGGCGGAAACGACGGACGCCGAGTTCGCCCGGGTGCACGCCATCAACCTCGCGGCCGGCTTCGCGCTGGGGCGGGAAGCGGCGGGCATCATGCGCGCGGGCGGCGGGGGCGGGCGGATCGTCTTCACCTCCTCCGTCAACCAGTGGATGCCCAATCCGGGGCTGGTGGCCTATGGCAGCGCCAAGGGCGGGCTGATGCAGCTGGCGCGGCAGATGGCGCTGGAGCTGGCGGCGGAGAACATCACGGTGAACCTCGTCGCCCCCGGCACCATCGAAACGGAATTCAACCGCGTGGCGCGGGAAAGCCCCGGCTGGCGCGACGCCAAGCTGGCCCTGATCCCGGCCGCCCGCACCGGCACGCCGGAGGACGTGGCCGGCGCCATCCTGTTTCTGGCCAGCGGCCTCGCCGGCTATGTGACCGGCAGCACCGTCACGGTGGACGGCGGGCTGTCCTTGATGGGAATGCGCCCGTGA
- a CDS encoding amidase gives MTEPCDLSAVAARRMIGAKALSPVELLDSCLKRVAEVNHAVNAMVAMDEDRARSNARAAEAAVMRGDTLGPLHGLPIGIKDLDSTEGLATTFGSPIFRDNVPKQDDHHVAAIRAAGGNILGKTNTPEFGAGGNTRNAVYGATGNPFDPTRSAAGSSGGSAVVLATGMVPLASGSDTGGSLRNPAAFNGITGFRPSPGLVPNSRRALGWSGLSVLGPMARDVGDVALLLSVMAGDANIDPLAYTLPGTDVRQNMSWQGRVDLSAIRVAATEDFGFAPTERHVREVFASRLAALAPLFASVEHRSPDCSGSDEAFEVLRAVSFLAGFDERVRKAPDSVGPNVRADVERGWTYSAADVARAQVLQTQIYRRWQAFFAGDVDVILAPAITISPRPWSELYPAEIDGQPTRTYFQWLANAYAVTLPGHPAISLPMGLDRAGLPFGMQIVGARGADAKVIAVAAAIEAAVAGDATLSRPVPDLAKLRAAPPISAMPGFLSFD, from the coding sequence ATGACCGAACCCTGTGACCTGTCCGCCGTCGCCGCGCGGCGAATGATCGGCGCCAAGGCGCTGTCCCCGGTGGAACTGCTGGACTCCTGTCTCAAGCGCGTGGCGGAGGTGAACCACGCCGTCAACGCCATGGTGGCGATGGACGAGGACCGCGCGCGCAGCAACGCCCGGGCCGCCGAGGCGGCGGTGATGCGCGGCGACACGCTCGGCCCGCTGCATGGCCTGCCCATCGGCATCAAGGACCTGGATTCCACCGAAGGGCTGGCCACCACCTTCGGCAGCCCGATCTTCCGCGACAACGTGCCCAAGCAGGATGACCACCACGTGGCGGCGATCCGCGCCGCCGGCGGCAACATCCTGGGCAAGACCAACACGCCGGAGTTCGGGGCGGGCGGCAACACCCGCAACGCCGTCTACGGCGCCACCGGCAACCCCTTCGATCCCACGCGCTCGGCCGCCGGGTCCTCCGGCGGTTCGGCGGTGGTGCTGGCCACCGGCATGGTGCCGCTGGCCAGCGGCTCGGACACCGGCGGCTCGCTGCGCAACCCGGCAGCCTTCAACGGCATCACCGGCTTCCGCCCCAGCCCGGGGCTGGTGCCCAACAGCCGCCGCGCGCTGGGCTGGTCGGGCCTGTCCGTGCTCGGCCCCATGGCACGCGACGTGGGGGACGTGGCGCTGCTGCTGTCCGTCATGGCGGGGGACGCGAACATCGACCCGCTGGCCTACACGCTGCCGGGCACCGACGTGCGTCAGAACATGTCCTGGCAGGGCAGGGTGGATCTGTCGGCGATCCGCGTGGCAGCGACGGAGGATTTCGGCTTCGCCCCGACGGAACGGCACGTGCGCGAGGTCTTCGCCTCCCGCCTCGCGGCGCTGGCGCCGCTGTTCGCTTCCGTCGAGCACCGCTCGCCCGATTGCAGCGGTTCCGACGAGGCCTTCGAGGTGCTGCGCGCCGTCAGCTTCCTGGCCGGGTTCGACGAGCGGGTGCGCAAGGCACCGGACAGCGTCGGCCCCAACGTGCGGGCGGATGTGGAGCGCGGCTGGACCTATTCGGCCGCCGACGTGGCGCGGGCGCAGGTGCTGCAAACGCAGATCTACCGCCGGTGGCAGGCTTTCTTCGCCGGCGACGTGGACGTCATCCTGGCGCCCGCCATCACCATCTCGCCCCGCCCGTGGAGTGAGCTGTACCCCGCCGAGATCGACGGTCAGCCGACGCGCACCTACTTCCAGTGGCTGGCCAACGCCTATGCGGTGACGCTGCCCGGCCACCCGGCCATCAGCCTGCCGATGGGCCTGGACCGCGCGGGCCTGCCCTTCGGGATGCAGATCGTCGGGGCCCGCGGCGCGGATGCCAAGGTGATCGCGGTGGCGGCGGCGATCGAGGCGGCGGTGGCGGGGGATGCCACCTTGTCCCGCCCGGTGCCGGATCTGGCGAAGCTGCGCGCGGCACCACCGATCTCGGCGATGCCGGGCTTTCTCAGCTTCGACTGA
- a CDS encoding tRNA-binding protein: protein MSSTATIEDFERIDIRVGTILDAQPLEGARKPAIRLEIDLGPEIGVKRSSAQITVHYAPDKLIGRQVLCVVNFPPRRIAGFQSEVLTLGLPDPDGAVVLLRPDLAVPNGGRMF from the coding sequence ATGAGCAGCACCGCGACCATCGAGGATTTCGAGCGCATCGACATCCGCGTCGGCACCATCCTCGATGCCCAGCCGCTGGAAGGCGCGCGCAAGCCCGCCATCCGGCTGGAAATCGACCTGGGGCCGGAAATCGGGGTGAAGCGCTCTTCCGCCCAGATCACCGTGCATTATGCGCCGGACAAGCTGATCGGCCGGCAGGTGCTGTGCGTGGTGAACTTTCCGCCGCGCCGCATTGCCGGGTTCCAGAGCGAGGTGCTGACCCTCGGCCTGCCCGATCCCGACGGCGCGGTGGTCCTTCTCCGACCCGATCTCGCCGTGCCCAACGGCGGCAGGATGTTTTGA
- a CDS encoding nicotinate phosphoribosyltransferase gives MTADTPVLTPGDALIAGRTDVYFNRTKAIVSRFGDCRVTYAVFLRRPVVSAPRLALEWLASVAVERGTEIEIELMHKEGEWVGAGDPILYITGSFTQLADLETLYLQKLGAPCVAAHNAYQMALELPQVPFLAMEARHCAGAEMQEMMAYAASVGSAAAKREGAQGFIGNANDQTAHWFGNARGYGTMPHALIGYAGSTVRAAEMFFETFPDESLTVLVDYFGREVTDGIEVCARFAELAAGGRLSVRLDTHGGRFLEGLDPAESYAVLERHAPSTIRRYRSETELRHLVGTGVSAAAIWRMREALDQAGYPKVKIVASSGFGVTKCRVMAEAKAPVDVVGTGSFIPNTWSETYATADIIEYDGKPQVKIGREFLLRKNGARKRQG, from the coding sequence GTGACCGCCGACACCCCGGTGCTGACCCCTGGCGACGCGCTGATCGCCGGGCGCACGGACGTCTACTTCAACCGCACCAAGGCGATCGTTTCGCGCTTCGGCGATTGCCGCGTCACCTACGCGGTGTTTCTGCGCCGCCCTGTGGTTTCGGCACCGCGGCTGGCGCTGGAATGGCTGGCCTCCGTGGCCGTTGAGCGCGGCACGGAGATCGAGATCGAGCTGATGCACAAGGAAGGCGAGTGGGTGGGGGCGGGCGACCCGATCCTCTACATCACAGGCTCCTTCACGCAGCTCGCGGATCTGGAAACGCTGTACCTGCAGAAGCTCGGCGCACCCTGCGTCGCGGCGCACAACGCCTATCAGATGGCGCTGGAACTGCCGCAGGTGCCGTTTCTGGCCATGGAGGCGCGGCACTGCGCCGGCGCCGAGATGCAGGAGATGATGGCCTACGCCGCTTCCGTCGGCTCCGCCGCCGCGAAGCGCGAAGGGGCCCAGGGGTTCATCGGCAACGCCAACGACCAGACCGCGCACTGGTTCGGCAATGCGCGCGGCTACGGCACCATGCCGCATGCGTTGATCGGCTACGCCGGCAGCACCGTGCGCGCGGCCGAGATGTTCTTCGAGACCTTTCCCGATGAAAGCCTGACCGTGCTGGTCGACTATTTCGGGCGGGAGGTCACGGACGGCATCGAGGTCTGCGCCCGCTTCGCCGAGCTCGCGGCCGGGGGGCGGCTGTCGGTGCGGCTGGACACCCATGGCGGCCGGTTCCTGGAAGGGCTGGACCCGGCGGAAAGCTACGCGGTGCTGGAGCGCCATGCCCCCAGCACCATCCGCCGCTATCGCAGCGAAACGGAACTGCGCCACCTGGTCGGCACCGGCGTCTCGGCCGCCGCCATCTGGCGGATGCGGGAAGCCCTGGACCAGGCGGGATACCCCAAGGTGAAGATCGTCGCCTCCTCCGGCTTCGGTGTCACTAAGTGCCGGGTGATGGCGGAAGCCAAGGCGCCGGTGGACGTGGTGGGCACCGGCAGCTTCATTCCCAACACCTGGAGCGAAACCTACGCGACCGCCGACATCATCGAGTATGACGGCAAGCCGCAGGTGAAGATCGGCCGCGAGTTCCTGCTTCGCAAGAACGGCGCCCGCAAGCGCCAGGGCTAG
- the gpt gene encoding xanthine phosphoribosyltransferase — MAPRYYTVSWDQLHRDGKALAWRLVERGPWQGIVAITRGGLIPAAIVARELDCRMIESASIVTYDEEVKGDPVVAKPPAAALESQGEHWLVLDDLVDTGTTLRVVRNLLPKAHYATVYAKPAGKPLVDTFVTEVSQDTWILFPWDTEQQFVPPIAKAAAGK, encoded by the coding sequence ATGGCGCCGCGCTACTACACCGTTTCCTGGGACCAGCTGCACCGCGACGGCAAGGCCCTCGCCTGGCGGCTGGTCGAGCGCGGGCCGTGGCAGGGCATCGTCGCCATCACGCGCGGCGGGCTGATCCCGGCCGCCATCGTGGCGCGCGAGTTGGATTGCCGCATGATCGAGAGCGCTTCCATCGTCACCTATGACGAGGAGGTGAAGGGCGACCCCGTGGTGGCCAAGCCCCCCGCCGCCGCGCTGGAAAGCCAGGGCGAGCACTGGCTGGTGCTGGACGACCTGGTGGACACCGGCACCACGCTGCGCGTGGTGCGCAACCTGTTGCCCAAGGCGCATTACGCCACGGTCTACGCCAAGCCCGCCGGCAAGCCGCTGGTCGACACCTTCGTGACCGAGGTCAGCCAGGACACCTGGATCCTGTTCCCCTGGGACACCGAGCAGCAGTTCGTGCCCCCCATCGCCAAGGCCGCCGCCGGCAAGTAG
- a CDS encoding ABC transporter substrate-binding protein: MPRAFRLAAPLALATLLAVPAVAQNLTVGIQGEPSTLDPQFNLLGTNTSALRNIYDTLVSRDPALQIRPSLAESWRAVDETTWEFKLRPGVTFHDGSPLTAEDVRFSIARLPNVQGNPNSYATYIQGIREVQVVDPLTVRFITDGPVPLLPINLTSVFILSSAKGVQTTSAFNNGSAAIGTGPYRFVSWQPGQPMVLDRNDAYFGGRPDWSRVSFRPIPADGARVGALLAGDVDFINAVPLQDVKRLEAEGAGQRFKVFGGVSSYVYMLFPEMGKDSMPGLRDAQGQPLNRNPWQDARVREAVSLALNRQSIVERLMEGRARVANQAIPEGFFGYSPAVPPARFDLERARALLREAGYPNGFQTSLSCPSDRFVNDSKICEAAAQQLQRAGIKVDLNVMPRATFFPARARREWPLHAAGWGSLTGESSYFLTSQIHTPSRELGLGAINYSGISVPGIDTLIQQARRTLDEGARRALLEQAMQQTMAQHLVIPILTFESLWAGRGDRLDFTPRADEETLAIEIRARR; the protein is encoded by the coding sequence ATGCCCCGCGCCTTCCGCCTTGCCGCGCCATTGGCGCTGGCCACGCTCCTGGCCGTGCCCGCCGTGGCGCAGAACCTGACCGTCGGCATCCAGGGCGAGCCGAGCACGCTGGACCCGCAGTTCAACCTGCTGGGCACCAACACCTCGGCCCTGCGCAACATCTACGACACGCTGGTGTCGCGCGACCCGGCGTTGCAGATCCGCCCGTCGCTGGCGGAATCCTGGCGCGCGGTGGACGAGACGACCTGGGAATTCAAGCTTCGCCCCGGCGTCACCTTCCATGACGGCAGCCCGCTGACGGCGGAGGACGTGCGCTTCAGCATCGCCCGCCTGCCCAATGTGCAGGGCAACCCGAACAGCTATGCCACCTACATCCAGGGCATCAGGGAGGTGCAGGTGGTGGACCCGCTGACGGTCCGCTTCATCACCGACGGCCCGGTGCCGCTGCTGCCCATCAACCTGACCAGCGTGTTCATCCTCTCCTCCGCCAAGGGGGTGCAGACGACCAGCGCCTTCAACAACGGTTCGGCCGCCATCGGCACGGGTCCTTATCGTTTCGTGTCCTGGCAGCCGGGGCAGCCCATGGTGCTGGACCGCAACGACGCCTATTTCGGCGGCCGCCCCGACTGGTCGCGCGTCAGCTTCCGCCCCATCCCGGCCGATGGCGCGCGCGTCGGCGCGCTGCTGGCGGGCGACGTGGATTTCATCAACGCCGTGCCGTTGCAGGACGTGAAGCGGCTGGAAGCGGAAGGCGCAGGCCAGCGCTTCAAGGTCTTCGGCGGCGTATCTTCCTACGTCTACATGCTGTTCCCCGAGATGGGGAAGGACAGCATGCCCGGGCTGCGTGACGCCCAGGGCCAGCCGCTGAACAGGAACCCCTGGCAGGACGCGCGGGTGCGCGAGGCGGTGTCGCTGGCGCTGAACCGGCAGAGCATCGTGGAGCGGCTGATGGAAGGCCGTGCGCGCGTCGCAAACCAAGCCATTCCGGAAGGATTCTTCGGCTATTCCCCCGCCGTGCCGCCCGCGCGCTTCGACCTGGAGCGCGCGCGGGCATTGCTGCGGGAGGCCGGCTATCCCAACGGCTTCCAGACCAGCCTGTCCTGCCCCAGCGACCGCTTCGTCAACGACAGCAAGATCTGTGAGGCCGCGGCGCAGCAGTTGCAGCGCGCCGGCATCAAGGTGGACCTGAACGTCATGCCGCGCGCCACCTTCTTTCCCGCCCGCGCGCGGCGCGAATGGCCGCTGCACGCCGCCGGCTGGGGCAGCCTGACGGGCGAAAGCAGCTACTTCCTGACCAGCCAGATCCACACGCCGAGCCGCGAGCTGGGCCTCGGCGCCATCAATTATTCCGGCATCTCGGTGCCCGGCATCGACACGTTGATCCAGCAGGCCCGCCGCACGCTGGACGAGGGCGCCCGGCGCGCCTTGCTGGAACAGGCCATGCAGCAGACCATGGCGCAGCACCTGGTGATTCCCATCCTGACCTTCGAATCCCTGTGGGCCGGGCGCGGCGACCGCCTGGACTTCACGCCCCGCGCCGACGAGGAAACGCTGGCCATCGAGATCCGGGCCCGCCGCTGA
- a CDS encoding D-2-hydroxyacid dehydrogenase, with the protein MRVHIQNPENETLFPVTPAQWAAAVKRNPDMAGLRPSFAADEAGFQAAIGEAELLVTWVRIVHQRLAHEGLKPLAPKLRTIFCTSAGLDRLAPFDWLPEDVALLNNRGAHSVKAGEFGLMALLMLANHLPAFAQAQQRGEWAPRFGSVLAGRRLIVVGLGSLGGAVATRAAQFGMRVTGVRNTDRPHEACERVVTQDALDSVLPDAEFLVLACPLTPATRGLLDRRRVGLLPQGAKLVNIARGPVWDQDAVADALEAGRLGGALTDVAVPEPLPPGHRLWSVPGLFITPHMSVDDPETYNDDSLDILFANLRAAREGKPMANRIDPQAGY; encoded by the coding sequence ATGCGAGTCCATATTCAGAACCCCGAAAACGAAACCCTGTTTCCCGTCACGCCGGCGCAATGGGCGGCAGCGGTGAAGCGCAACCCCGACATGGCCGGACTACGCCCGAGCTTCGCCGCGGACGAGGCCGGCTTTCAGGCCGCGATCGGCGAGGCCGAGCTGCTGGTCACCTGGGTGCGCATCGTGCACCAGCGCCTGGCGCATGAGGGGCTGAAGCCACTGGCGCCGAAGCTGCGGACCATCTTCTGCACCTCCGCCGGGCTGGACCGCCTGGCCCCCTTCGACTGGCTGCCGGAGGATGTGGCACTGCTGAACAACCGCGGCGCGCACAGCGTCAAGGCCGGCGAGTTCGGGCTGATGGCGCTGCTCATGCTGGCCAACCACCTGCCGGCCTTTGCCCAGGCGCAGCAGCGCGGCGAATGGGCGCCGCGCTTCGGTTCCGTGCTGGCCGGGCGCCGCCTGATCGTGGTGGGCCTGGGCTCGCTGGGCGGTGCGGTGGCCACGCGCGCGGCGCAGTTCGGCATGCGGGTGACGGGCGTGCGCAACACCGACCGGCCGCATGAGGCCTGCGAGCGCGTGGTGACGCAGGACGCGCTGGACAGCGTGCTGCCGGACGCCGAATTCCTGGTCCTGGCCTGCCCGCTGACGCCGGCCACGCGCGGGCTGCTGGACCGCCGCCGCGTCGGGCTGCTGCCCCAGGGGGCCAAGCTGGTGAACATCGCGCGTGGCCCGGTGTGGGACCAGGACGCGGTGGCCGATGCGCTGGAAGCCGGCCGCCTCGGCGGTGCGCTGACGGACGTGGCGGTGCCGGAGCCGCTGCCACCCGGCCACCGTCTGTGGAGCGTGCCGGGGCTGTTCATCACCCCGCACATGTCGGTGGACGACCCGGAAACCTACAACGACGACAGCCTGGACATCCTGTTCGCCAATCTGCGCGCGGCGCGGGAGGGCAAGCCCATGGCCAACCGCATCGACCCGCAGGCCGGGTACTGA